One genomic region from Argentina anserina chromosome 2, drPotAnse1.1, whole genome shotgun sequence encodes:
- the LOC126783046 gene encoding NADH dehydrogenase [ubiquinone] 1 beta subcomplex subunit 9, protein MSGVSTAAYVARRAAQKERVRILYRRALKDTLNWAVHRHLFYKDADALRERFETNKHVEDLDTIDKLIVNAEATYNKWRHPDPYVVPWAPGGSKFHRNPTPPAGIEIVYDYGKEGND, encoded by the exons atgagcgGAGTTTCAACAGCGGCGTACGTAGCTCGCCGGGCAGCTCAGAAGGAGCGGGTTCGGATCCTCTACCGTCGGGCCCTCAAGGACACTCTCAACTGGGCCGTCCACCGCCACCTCTTCTACAAAGAT GCTGATGCTCTGCGCGAGCGGTTCGAGACCAACAAGCACGTG GAAGATCTTGACACAATTGATAAACTCATAGTGAATGCTGAAGCTACCTACAATAAGTGGCGCCACCCTGACCCTTATGTTG TTCCCTGGGCTCCTGGCGGTTCAAAGTTTCATCGTAATCCAACTCCACCTGCTGGG ATTGAGATAGTATATGACTATGGCAAAGAAGGCAATGACTAA